A stretch of the Papaver somniferum cultivar HN1 chromosome 6, ASM357369v1, whole genome shotgun sequence genome encodes the following:
- the LOC113289096 gene encoding pyruvate dehydrogenase E1 component subunit alpha-3, chloroplastic-like, translating to MSFSTIKIIQPVPVTRSQEKSILDPLKSNNNSFLGTTHKLRSISSKSNFPSFIRRSSSISAVSDVVKEKKLKSNSAISNLLITKEEGLVLYEDMVLGRAFEDMCAQMYYRGKMFGFVHLYNGQEAVSTGFIKLLKQEDSVVSTYRDHVHALSKGVPARQVMSELFGKATGCCRGQGGSMHMFSKEHNLLGGFAFIGEGIPVATGAAFTSRYKREVLKQADCDYVTCAFFGDGTCNNGQFFECLNMAALWKLPIIFVVENNLWAIGMSHLRSTSDPEIWKKGPAFGMPGIHVDGMDVLKVREVAKEAVDRARRGEGPTLIECETYRLRGHSLADPDELRDPEEKAKYGARDPIKALKKYMFENNLVTEVELKAVEKKIDELIEDAVEFAEASPHPERSQLLENVFADPKGFGIGPDGKYRCEDPKFTQGTAHV from the exons ATGTCTTTTTCGACAATCAAAATCATTCAACCTGTCCCAGTTACTAGATCTCAAGAAAAATCCATTCTTGACCCTTTAAAATCAAACAACAATTCCTTCTTGGGCACTACTCATAAACTTCGTTCAATTTCATCCAAATCGAATTTTCCTTCTTTTATTCGTCGATCTTCTTCAATTTCAGCTGTTTCTGATGTCGTTAAGGAGAAAAAACTCAAATCTAACTCCGCTATCTCCAATTTG TTGATAACTAAAGAGGAAGGCTTGGTATTATATGAAGATATGGTATTAGGGAGAGCTTTTGAAGATATGTGTGCTCAGATGTATTACAGAGGTAAAATGTTTGGATTTGTTCATCTTTACAATGGGCAAGAAGCTGTTTCAACTGGATTTATTAAGCTCTTGAAACAGGAAGATTCTGTAGTTAGTACTTACCGTGATCACGTTCATGCACTAAGTAAGGGTGTACCTGCTCGTCAAGTTATGAGTGAACTCTTTGGTAAGGCTACTGGATGTTGCCGCGGACAAGGAGGATCTATGCATATGTTTTCCAAAGAGCACAATTTACTTGGTGGATTTGCATTTATTGGTGAAGGTATTCCAGTGGCTACTGGTGCTGCATTTACCTCTAGGTATAAAAGAGAAGTTTTAAAACAAGCTGATTGTGATTATGTTACATGTGCCTTTTTTGGTGATGGAACATGTAACAATGGACAGTTTTTCGAGTGTTTGAATATGGCTGCATTGTGGAAATTGCCCATCATCTTTGTTGTGGAAAACAATTTGTGGGCAATTGGCATGTCTCATTTGAGATCTACCTCTGATCCAGAGATTTGGAAAAAGGGTCCTGCTTTTGGAATGCCTGGGATCCATGTTGACGGTATGGATGTTCTCAAGGTAAGGGAAGTTGCAAAGGAGGCAGTTGACAGGGCTAGAAGAGGAGAAGGACCTACTCTGATTGAATGTGAGACATACAGACTTAGGGGACATTCATTGGCTGACCCTGATGAGCTTCGTGACCCAG AGGAGAAGGCTAAGTATGGTGCAAGAGACCCGATCAAGGCCTTGAAGAAATATATGTTTGAGAATAATCTGGTTACTGAAGTTGAGTTGAAGGCTGTAGAAAAGAAGATTGACGAACTGATTGAGGATGCCGTTGAATTTGCCGAAGCAAGCCCTCATCCAGAACGCAGCCAACTACTTGAAAATGTGTTTGCAGATCCTAAAGGTTTTGGAATTGGACCTGATGGAAAATACAGGTGCGAGGATCCGAAGTTTACACAAGGAACTGCTCATGTTTAA